In Sander vitreus isolate 19-12246 chromosome 4, sanVit1, whole genome shotgun sequence, the genomic stretch GGACAAGCTTTTATGAGGAGTGTGAGGAGCTTTGTCTGCTGCAGCCTTCGCTCGCCTGCCATGATAGCTCAATCCTCAGTGATTCAGAGGATTCGGAAAACTCAAGTTCAGTCTTTGGCACAAGCCAACAGGAGCAACAGCAAAGCTCTCCTGCAAACTGTGATGACGCTGAAAGCAGCGCTGCAGTATGCTGCACGGAGGAAGAGAACTGCACAGGTTGTGTAAAGTATATATCAGTGCAGATTATTCAGAGTGGTTCAGGAGAAGGACAAGATGATCTTACAACAAAAGCTGAACTATGCCTTAATCATCCTGAAGGAACCACCATCCCCATAGCAGAGCACAACACAGAGAAGACAAATGACATCATCACAACCACACTGCAAACTGAGCAACTAAATGTTCAGTCATCAGATGGAGATGTGCAAATGGAGAGTGACATTCGTGAACTCAAATCCACACAGGAATCTGACCCACTTTCTTGCAGCCGAACAGAGCTCAATGTGAATGAACCGCACACTACAGACAGAGCTGAGAGTGAGGGTGTGAGTGGAGGAGCTTTAAGAGCAGAAAAAGAGCGCTGGTTCGTGACAGTGAATGACAGTCCTGCACGACAGCGAGTGTGTGCTGCCTCTGTGAAAAGAAAacggagacaaaaaaaaactcgtAAGGACGATCACATGTGGAGACCTGGGCAAGAGAAATCGCTTGAAAGTAGCCTAAAGTTTGAGATAATGAAAGATAAAAATGAATCTGAGGAAGGAACATACACAGAGCATGTCACACAAGCAAACCAAAACTTGGTGCAAAAATCAGTAGGGTATCTAAGTGCTGAAGAAGATCTTGAGAACGTTCAGATGGGAGTCATTTCAGATTCATCGCAAATGTCTTCAACGTCTGGTGAAGAAGACAATTTGTCAGAAAACCTGGTGATGTCTCACTCCACCAAAGACAATATCATTgagccaacaatagacagaacATTGCAAAACACAAGCACCTCAGCAGCCACACCCCACCAAGACCTGTCACAGTTAGACAGTGTAGAGTCTGATGAGCTTGAAGACGATGTCAAGTTCTTCTCCATTCACAGTTTGGATTCTGAAAGCTATCTGTCAGCTACTGAATCAGTGGAGGAACTTCAACATCTTCTCGTGGAACACCAACAATTGCAAAGCTCATCATCTCTGACAGAAAACAGCTCTCTATTCAATCTGACTGAGAATACCAAAGCAGACACTACGCAGGACAGAGAAGTGCATTCTTGTGCTAGCACTCTCTCATGCAATGTAATAGCTACCAACGCTAAAGGTCATGAAAGTGCTGATGTTCAGCCCACCCTGACATTTCCATCTGTTGGCCAAAGTGCTGACAAAATGCCAGATGACAACTCCACATGTGATAacgacacacacagcacgctGCCCCCGAATACACCTGGAGTCCAAAAACATGAAGTTAATCTTTCAGCATCTGATTGCTCTTCAGGAGATCAGCTTCTCCCCATTCCTGATTTAACTGTAACATTCTGCTCTGTGGCCGACAGCCCTGAAACATATGCCGAAACCGTGGGCCACATTCGACCTGTGTATGCCATTTCCGCTTTTTGGGATGAAATGGAAAAATTGACGATACATGACATTTTGCAGCTCAGGATGGGTAGAAGCACCCCTCCCAGGGAAACACAAGAAACAGTGACACCAAGCGTAGACGATCACAGCTCTTTGATTAACACTGCGGagtataatttttttaatggtgGTCTGATGGATACATCTGACACTGCTGACTCAGACTATTTCACACAGCCTGACGAATCCAAGCCAGATCGCTCAAGCTGTGAGTTATCCACCTCCGATTTTGAAGAAGAGTACTGGCAGTTTCTTGGCGCCAGTAGGAACCCCAGTCCTGACCCTCAAAGCAAAAAACAACGAAGCACAAGTGACTCTCCTTTCTTAGCACATGAGGAAGAGGACTCCACAGGCTCTGAAGGAAAGGAGACACCTGTGCCTTTAGAGGACTTCACAAGTAAATGTTTTGAGGATCAGGACTCAAATGCTTTCATTTCAAGCGAACTTGCATGGCCGAGACAGATAACAAAAAGCAAAAGCATGCACAACGTACAAGCTCTCAACACAGAGGATTTATCTTTGCAGTTGCTACTTGGGAATGATGAGAGCAGTCTGTTGCTCAGCAGCTGTCCATCTCTGGAGGAAAATGTGGTTTTAAAAGCGAGCGACAGTGTTGGAACACTGATACCTGCACCTTTTCTGGATGAACATTATCAAGTATCCTTCCCTGAAATGTTTGAATACTTACTCAGAGAGAATAAAACAAATGGGGACTCGCGGTGCGTCACCTTCTATGAACCAGAAGACATCTCACTGGCTCCTGTGTTTGACTACACTCTTTGTACATTCAGGGATGAAATGTCATTCTTTTCCCTTCATGATTGCCAGCGCAGTGATGAGAGACCCATACCCATTTTCTCCTGTTCTCATCCCACTGTCAGAGAACTCACATTCCCACATCTGAACTATGTTTTCTTCTGCAAGGAGGAGGACGACATCTCTCCAATCAGAGTTGTGTCTGGCTCTTTCATCCAGGGCAGTGATTGTGGGGCAGCAGCCCCACATGGATTTCATAGCTGGCAAAGTTTGATAAGGAAGATTCACTTTCCCGACAAAGGTAGCATCTGGTGCAGGAGATCTGGTGCCTGGGTGTTCCCAGTTGAGGCTGAGAAGATCACCATGAAGAGTGCGGATCCACCAATAACAGTGCTCACTGAGAGGAGAGTCACTTCAACGCCTTCTCAGTTGTTTAGAGAGCTAGCAGTGCAGCAGAGGGTTTGGGAAGCTATACAGACAACAAGTAAGTCTGAGCTCTCTCATACAGCGGgttggatgtaaaaaaaaaaaaacacacacacacccaaagcAAAACTACAATTAAATGACATCtactgtgtttgtgcatgtttatGTGTATGACAGGACGAGAGGGCATCTTCTCCACACTGAAGCAGTCAGATATGTGTTTGGTCTGCATTGCTTTTGCCTCCTGGGTGTTAAAATCCTCTGATCCGGATACTGCTGATGCCTGGAAAGCAGGTATGAAACTTCTTGCATTGATATtttgctgttacagtcattcatCTTCTAGTTTAAACCTGGTGTCTAAAATACAGACATTATATGCCCTGAAAACAAattctctccatcagcttcttcCTGTAAGGTGATTTAACGTATTTCTGTGCACCAATCAGAGTTTAGCAACACTGTATTTTTGAGCTGAGTTATATGAGTGTTGAACACTAATAACTATGAATATTAATTGTTAATGGGAGATACTTATTTGAAACCACATTTCCAGGGGCTTTAAGTTTATTGAACCTgaaaagtagcctactgtataacTTGGTGAATTGACATCCAATTCTTCAAAGTAACCTTTATTGAAATCCTGTTCAGCTCTGCTAGCAAATGTGAGCGCGCTGTCGGCTATCCAGTACCTGCGGCAgtatgtgaagaagaagaatCCTTCTTAAGATGATCCCTGATATGTGTACACacaagagagaagagaagagtcCTTTCCAAACTTTTTCACTTGGGTCCATCCATAAAATGCTTTGGGTTCCAAGTTACAATGAATACAGCATGTAAAGGTAGACGTTAGCAAACTGATGTTTTAAGTTCTTTATAGCCTGAAGCTAGTTGGACATTTTTAGTAAAAGGAAGTTAAAGTCTGGTGATATgacaacaatgaattgattaacAATAACAATTGTCTGTAACTAAAGCCTGATATAGCTTATTCCTCTCTGACAGAGACcgccattgttgtccaaaaacatcTTACATTACAATTAATATTGACGCTGTAGAGTGACTAACAAAGAAGGGGCTGAATATAgttcccaacaaatgcactatttcaaGATTTAAGATCAAGATTCAAAGATGTATTGGtcacatattcatattttcaaTGTGTGCAGTGAAATGTGGGGGTGGTATACTCTCTAGACTAGAGGATGTGCTAAAAGGCTAATGTGCAATACAAATAGAGAGTAAAAAATAAGCAGACtacataataaaaaagacaCGCTCAGACAGACATTATGGTtacgtttgctaaaaactagTGCTTAgttgttttaggaaattatttagctttttattttttatttattcattttaatcagTATATTTGAGATATATCTGATATTCTAATAGGAACAAATTGGCTTGGGgttgagagccacagacaggatAATGAAGTTGGAAAGTATTGaggttttggtcttttaatgggatttgttgGGAACACACCGGGCGCGtaacagctatttttatttcggcGCCCCATATGTTATCGAATCTGTCCGTTCACATCGGGCGCATAGCTCTGCGTTGGCCCACGtgcagatttcttttttgtagggtggtaggggaagactcatccctgattggctcGCCCTAgccataaccaatcccacttgcctaaacctaaccagagaatttctaataaggggagaagttccactctcctgatacttccggcttctgaactggttgcagttccactctggttccatatagggggcgctcacaggcgagtgcagaatgaatgggactctatagAGCTATACCCctaaaaatccacttttctcaggatatcaatttttgtctagtaatttcaATGTTCCATtccactgctgggtgttagatttttttcaaagtgtattttttgttctaaaaagccttttaaaatgtcaatgacgtcatacacatcgtacggccagagatactgctttacggcaagctctgagtcacttccttttttctcttgaggcatcgacaacacagctgacaggttagactctccctgttaatacacatgctagaaagaggtttactaatgttttaaaaaccacgccgaaatattcactctgacattctggttccgcTTCGGATGCCATCAAGCGGCTTCTctggtcgtaatcagtccttcactgaccaatcagcattcattagcagaatgactcaacctgtaagaaatcgaaaggacataagtactcgttcattcaactttcaacCTAtgatccatgttgaacttgcaaaaacaacaatcaaatctgagatttgtcAACGTAGACCGGCTCTGACCTTACCAAcccaaccagagcaggcaacgagtactagccattcaggtatgagttccctaatgaatattcatgagtcttcccctaccatcctgcaaaaacaaaatgtttggcCCGCGTGTTGCAGCGATCAAGCTAGGTTTAGTTTCggcgtctctctctctatttcttgtGCGAGACGCGAGcgtatgtgtcaagccaggcaggtaatcacatacaggaagatcacagtgcagccggatactttacaaaactaaaacacattcaaaacacacacacacacacacacacacacacacacacacacacacacacacacacacacaaattaccaCAGTTTTgcccactcatcctgtctctttctatcggaGAGAGAGACTTTGATTCTTCAGTTCTGGTGAAAGGGTGTAAACTGAGGTTGGTATGTGGACCATTATGTAAGCAGAGAAGCTCATACTTTTTGTTGTAAGAAAAGGTTCAGTACGTGACTGCATGAGCTGTGCATGATGGGTAAGCATCGTCtaaaacagtggttcccaaactttttggCTTTGTTCAACTTTAATATAAAGTCACAGCTACTTGTTACCTTTCATCACAGGCTGCACAAGTTGTGAGCAGCTCAGAAGGATTTTTCACTTTTAGACCATTTCATTTGAATAATTCCATACAGGCAAGTAGAGGTAAAATTATACAGCATTAAACTACACAGAAGAATGTAACTGTGTggcagttttagttttttcttgtgTCCTACTCTGGTAATTAACTCACAATGCCTTAGATTAATTCCAAACCCCCAGGATGGGAACCACTGACCTAAAATACTTTGTAGTGAAAAGACCAGGGTATCTGCTAAGATCCGTCACATCCTGTGTTGGAACAATATTTAAGCTTTAAAAATagctaattattatatatttgccTACCATATACATAAGCAAAATCTAATTGACATATCCGTTCTCAGATGCTTGTATGAATTACCCCTAAATATAGTGCTCATATCACATTTTGTGTAAAGATCTACAAGCAACACTTCATATCTCTTGTCAAACAAGACTGGGTACATATGATTTTACATATATGACAGATTTTGTGCAATAAAGTGATTAAATGCAATAAAACCATGAATATATGACTCTCCTCGCTGTCCAAGTTGATGTGTGCAAGAAAAAACAGCGCTAACAGGAACTATACTGTTATTTTCACAGTATAAACCCActgttgccagtttattaggtacacctaggctaacactaatgcagtctaatacattacattatgcagaGGTTTACCTAGACTGACGTCGTCAGTATAACGCAATTTCGTTCAACCGAACCAGAAACTAcatcctccaaaatgaccatacAGGTGAATCAAACACCTCTCTAtaacagtttcaacaaaaacggatcattataaccttcatgaaggtagaATTTACTGTAGGACTGTTGTTTTAGACGACATTAGTTTCAGCTAGGTATACCTAATAAATTGTATATACCACAGGCTGTTGTTACAGAGGAACTCCCAAGTGCAAAGAGAATGTCATTGCAGAAttatttattgaaataaatATGCAATGGATACACTTTCATATTATGTCACATAAATATTGAATTTAGAGGCAGTTCTTTTAAAAATTCCATCAAAATGCTTAAGATTTAGTTTCTCTCCAATTCAGTTACTCGCATCAAAACAATGTAAATACATCATTCTAATAAAACTTTCTGTCTGTAGCGACAGATCATGGTCCAATTAATAATGACTCTCCTTATAATACTATATACTGTTTTAGCTTATGATTTACTGCTATCGTGCTGAATCGAGGGTCAAGTGTTCACATCTACTGCTATATCAATAGTACTTATTCATATAGAACATTGTGAACATGTAATATTTACAATCTCAAAAATGAGCGAATAAAAGCTTCGGTTATACTGTGAAAAGATATCTTGATATATAAAACTTTAGGATTTAGACAAATATTTAGCAGATTTAAGAGTAAAACCAACCTCTAATATGCTTTCAAAGTCTAAACACCACAATGCAACTTTCTATTCtagttttgtgaaaaaaaggaagGCTGAGTCATGCTAGGTCGTTACAATCAGTCAAACAGATTTAAATGTCATTCTGTACAAGGAAATCATTTAGAAATCATAGATAGATATTTAAACTTAACACCAAAGTCTATCTGTTTTCATATCCTTTATAAGAGCTATATTTTAGCTAATACTTATCACTGCATATGAAACAGTTTTACAGTGATTGTTGTGAGAGAAAATCTGTCACTTTAAATCGCATGAATGGGTGAGATTGTTCATTACGTTGATAATAAAACCAGTATAAAGTCTAAAGTGATGTGAAAATCTCAGACGGACTTTGACAGTCCCATTAAGTGCTAACAAGGAATGCACATAAAGATCCACAAAGatttttctaaaatatattaaaacaaaagaaatggacAGATGAATATTTTCTTACAGTCTTAAAAAAGTACACAGTATTCTATTGGGTATGAGTATAGGATTTCAGGGCATGCACCACCTGGCACTCAAGATGGCTTGTCACCTTCTTTCTTCAGACGGCTTttagaaaacagaaacaaagaaacgAGGTAAACACTTTTGCGgtgaaacacattttacatgAGTTTAACTGAGCAATGTGGAATCATGTTGGCTCCATAGAGGAGAAAATGTTAACAACCAATGCACAAATACGAAGGGATTTTACATATTATGAAGTCCCATTAGGCTGCATAGCTACAATGATAATGTGAtgctttttaaatcactgaaataacctattttcttttctctgtagTGTAAGATAAGACATTGAAAAGCCTCACCTGTAATAATCTTCCTGACTCGGGAGAGGGCCTCCATGCAGGTGATGCCCATGCAGCCACTGCTGCTCCATAGCCAtcctctgcagctctgcagACTGAGCATGCATGGCCTGGAGCTGATGAGCAGCAGACTGGGGAATATGGCCCTGCAGCTCTCGTTGATATGCAGCTCCTATggaagacacaaaaaaaatgaccaaattgGAGGAGATGGACTCAGAAAAGATTCAAGAGGTAGGCTGTGGGTTGAGATTACGAACCAAACAGTGGGTGGCGCAGCATCTCATGATCATGAGGAAGATCGCTGAGTAAAGCATTGGGAATCGGTCCGCCAGGGAAGGGGAACCTGGCAAAACGTGGTCCTGTTCCCAGGGGGTCTAGGGGATGAGGGCCTGAACCTGGATGAAGAAATAAaatcatacagtaaatgaaGGTCAACTTCACCCAATCGGATAATATTAATACCGACTAATTAACTTAGCAAAACCCATAAAGTCAATAAGTCCAAACTCACCTTGACCGAGGAGATCCTGTTGGTGCAGGTGGAGGTGGGAGTGAATGTGAGAGTGCTGGTGATGATGTGGCGTCACATTGAGCATCTGCAGCCTGGCAGCAGGGTCGGTCGCCACAGATGCCATCCTCTCTGCGTGAAGCCGCTCTGCAGTGAGTCGCTCTGCGTAACTCAGCTCCGGGCGCAGCTGAGGTCCTGCCAGCGCCATCCTCTCCCGCTCCAGGTGGTGCAGTCCGGGATGAAAGGGTGCAAAGTGATGGGGAGGCCCGGGTATGTGGGGAAGACCGATCGCCCCGTGTCTGGCAAAGTGCTCCATGGGGTTGGCTGACTGGTGTAAAGTTTCCATGTCTTGGGGCTTGACCTCAAAGCCAGGCTTCATCCTCTCGCGGAGCTCCCTCTCTCGGAGGTTTCGGAGCTCGCGCTCTCTAAGGCTGGGTTCAGCGCTGTACAGGCCAGGCATGTGGTAGGCCAGCAAGGGGTCGCCAGGGCTCAGTGACACATAGAAAGGGTGGTTGCGGTTGTTGGGCGACATGACATGAGGTCGGGCATATTCACTCAGGGTGCGCAGAGCAGGTGTATCAGGGCCAATGTATGGGGGCACAGCGGCTACAGTGGTGGGGGGCTGCTCAAAGGAGGGGCGCCCGTGGCCCTGAACCGTCATCTGAACATCACTCATGCGACTGTCGTGGGACGAACTGGAGGCTCTCTGTAAGCAAAGACAGTGCGTGAGATAACTCACGTTACAACTCAATACATGTTTTGTGACAAAGATGATGTTAAAAAAGGAAGGAATGGACTGTTGCACTCACAGCATTTCTGTctgcctccctttctctctctctctctctgtctttttccctTTCACGTTCTTGTCGAGCACTGAGCTCAGCCTCTCTCCTGGACTTTTCCACAGCGTCTTCCCTTTTCTTGGCCAGCTTGGAGGCTGAAAGTGGAGTAAAGAACAGGTCTGTTCTGGCACAGGAGTTGTAACCACGATCCAAGTGTTTGATAAACCTGAAAGAAATAACAGATGTGCATTTTCTTTTGAGTATGACTAATAAACTTTCACACATAATCGCAACATTCATTTAACAGGTAGTTTTGGAAACAATTCCTGTCAGTTATAATGACGGAGAGATATAATGAGATCTGGGAATCAATTAACTCAGCAAGAACTGCCTTTACAAAGTTTAATGGGAACAACACCAGCAATCAGACACGTCCATAGTTTAACTGTATTATGTGAACCACTTATTtgtaaaggaaaacaaaagcaacaaTGGTTAACATGACTACTTGTATAAAGTAAAGGGGCTGCTCCAAGTGATGAAGCTACAGTCCATTTCAGCTTTACAAAACTTtcgtctttcagctcattgttttagttttctgGCCTGCAACTTTACTATTTTTATTCTCTCTCAATGATCTCACAGCGCCGTTGTgatcagcagcaggcagctgttttcagcagaaATGACTCCAAAGCCCAAGACAAgacagttagcgactagctggtgaacatacgTACATTTTCCTCAGGAAGTGGTAGAGACCAAACCAGAACTAAAACGATAACGAATATCGGACTTCCATTTGTCACATTAGCTTCCAATGAATGTTAGTGTTGCTCTTAATCTGCTGTCTGCTAACGAGTTTGTGTGTTCACAGCTTTTTTCGACTGCCCCCAAGTGGTCAGTTATTGCAAGTTTTAGAGATTTTGTTTGAAACGTCTGGTTGTCTGACTACTTGTGTTGCTTATATGGTAAGTAAAATGTTCTCATAATTGGTAGGATTggtgtattttttctttaaattgcaCATTTGATACTCACATGTATAATataagtaaataaaacaaagaggcATCATTATTTAAACACTGTGGTATAGCGGTTTTCACAATAATGCATAGGAATCTGAAAACctaatttttacaagatgaGTCAAACACTTATTTTTTGAGATTTTCCTAAAAAAGAATGTCTTCCAACATACCGTGCAGACTGGCTGGCATGGCTTGCCATGTTGACAATGGTGGGCTCTGGCGAGGGGCTCCGAGGTGGAGAGGGTGGGCTTTCAGCCTCTTCTATCTCATCCAATGGCTCTTCTTTAATCTGAATGTGTGATCCCCCTGCTGCGGTGCTTGGTGAAGGTCTCAGAGGAAGAGGTTGGAATGCAGGCTGGAGGCTCGGGACGGGGCCAATAGCAGAAGATGTTACAGAGGTGAGAGGGTGTGAGGCTGCGGCCGGTGGGTGAGAGGAAGTCATGCTTTTTCCAGGGTGGGTCTGCACCTGGGAGATCACTGGAAGCTGGGTAGGAAGTGACTGCATTGGCAAAGGCTGTGGCATGAGCTgaagaggtggagggggggcaCCTGGAGGATGCTGGTTGGGCAGAGAATTGAGTGGCTTTAGagcagggggaggggggagattGGAGGGCATCTGAGGGAAAGGTGTAGCAGACTGGTGTGGCATCTGTTTGTGTGAAGGTGGAATTGGAGTGGTGGGAGGAGGCTTGATTTGTGGGCCAGATAGAGGAGGTTGGGGGAGCTGAGACTCCCTAAAGAAGGGAGGGGGTCGCTGGGGGGCCTGAGGTGACAGGCCATGAGGCTGCTGAGACTGTGCAGAGTTGAGAGCAGGTGGGACCTGAAATGCTGGAGAAAGAGGAGAATCCTGAGCCATTGCTGAAGAAAGAGGTGGTAAACCATAAAGAGAGTGAGAGGCGGGCTGTGGTCGGCTGTTTGGGCCTGCTGTGGCAGCTGACTGACCAGCAGCTGGCTGAGGGGGGTCctgagaaggaggaggggggcTCTGTGCAGGATCAACAGGGGGGGCGCTTTGCATTGGCTGAGGAGTGATGGGATGGCCCTGAGAGGGGAGGGCCTGTGGGACTGGTGCGTCAGccagcacagcagcagcagcaacaggctCTGATGGGCCACCGTTCGGCTGGGCAGATGAGTCAGAGTCGCTCTCGTTGCCCTGCTGAGGGCTGGGAATGCTGGGAGAGGAGCTGCGGTTGTCCTGATCGATGTCTTTGGTGTCACTGCTGCCGTCGTCCTGAGCACTGCGGCTTTCTGAAGAACTTTCCTCCTCTACCTCGGCCTCCCCCTCTGACCGCAAGCCCCGTGGATCCTGgagcaacaaacaaacaaacgatgTACCCAATTCACACTGAGCAATATGTGATTactatcagagagagagaggtggtggTAATAAGAGCGGAGAATAAATTAGCAGTAAAGTTGTCAAAGTGGTAATAAATGTACAATTTATGTTTCAGTTTGTCTATTAATAAATTCTGTAGCTCCTCGAGACCAAGTAAAGTTCCTGTGTCTTGCTTCCCAACTGCTCGGTAAAGTGAAGCTGGTTAGCCC encodes the following:
- the perm1b gene encoding uncharacterized protein perm1b isoform X2; the encoded protein is MDDLDHSMHIAEYDWTSFYEECEELCLLQPSLACHDSSILSDSEDSENSSSVFGTSQQEQQQSSPANCDDAESSAAVCCTEEENCTGCVKYISVQIIQSGSGEGQDDLTTKAELCLNHPEGTTIPIAEHNTEKTNDIITTTLQTEQLNVQSSDGDVQMESDIRELKSTQESDPLSCSRTELNVNEPHTTDRAESEGVSGGALRAEKERWFVTVNDSPARQRVCAASVKRKRRQKKTRKDDHMWRPGQEKSLESSLKFEIMKDKNESEEGTYTEHVTQANQNLVQKSVGYLSAEEDLENVQMGVISDSSQMSSTSGEEDNLSENLVMSHSTKDNIIEPTIDRTLQNTSTSAATPHQDLSQLDSVESDELEDDVKFFSIHSLDSESYLSATESVEELQHLLVEHQQLQSSSSLTENSSLFNLTENTKADTTQDREVHSCASTLSCNVIATNAKGHESADVQPTLTFPSVGQSADKMPDDNSTCDNDTHSTLPPNTPGVQKHEVNLSASDCSSGDQLLPIPDLTVTFCSVADSPETYAETVGHIRPVYAISAFWDEMEKLTIHDILQLRMGRSTPPRETQETVTPSVDDHSSLINTAEYNFFNGGLMDTSDTADSDYFTQPDESKPDRSSCELSTSDFEEEYWQFLGASRNPSPDPQSKKQRSTSDSPFLAHEEEDSTGSEGKETPVPLEDFTSKCFEDQDSNAFISSELAWPRQITKSKSMHNVQALNTEDLSLQLLLGNDESSLLLSSCPSLEENVVLKASDSVGTLIPAPFLDEHYQVSFPEMFEYLLRENKTNGDSRCVTFYEPEDISLAPVFDYTLCTFRDEMSFFSLHDCQRSDERPIPIFSCSHPTVRELTFPHLNYVFFCKEEDDISPIRVVSGSFIQGSDCGAAAPHGFHSWQSLIRKIHFPDKGSIWCRRSGAWVFPVEAEKITMKSADPPITVLTERRVTSTPSQLFRELAVQQRVWEAIQTTRREGIFSTLKQSDMCLVCIAFASWVLKSSDPDTADAWKAV
- the perm1b gene encoding uncharacterized protein perm1b isoform X1, whose amino-acid sequence is MDDLDHSMHIAEYDWTSFYEECEELCLLQPSLACHDSSILSDSEDSENSSSVFGTSQQEQQQSSPANCDDAESSAAVCCTEEENCTGCVKYISVQIIQSGSGEGQDDLTTKAELCLNHPEGTTIPIAEHNTEKTNDIITTTLQTEQLNVQSSDGDVQMESDIRELKSTQESDPLSCSRTELNVNEPHTTDRAESEGVSGGALRAEKERWFVTVNDSPARQRVCAASVKRKRRQKKTRKDDHMWRPGQEKSLESSLKFEIMKDKNESEEGTYTEHVTQANQNLVQKSVGYLSAEEDLENVQMGVISDSSQMSSTSGEEDNLSENLVMSHSTKDNIIEPTIDRTLQNTSTSAATPHQDLSQLDSVESDELEDDVKFFSIHSLDSESYLSATESVEELQHLLVEHQQLQSSSSLTENSSLFNLTENTKADTTQDREVHSCASTLSCNVIATNAKGHESADVQPTLTFPSVGQSADKMPDDNSTCDNDTHSTLPPNTPGVQKHEVNLSASDCSSGDQLLPIPDLTVTFCSVADSPETYAETVGHIRPVYAISAFWDEMEKLTIHDILQLRMGRSTPPRETQETVTPSVDDHSSLINTAEYNFFNGGLMDTSDTADSDYFTQPDESKPDRSSCELSTSDFEEEYWQFLGASRNPSPDPQSKKQRSTSDSPFLAHEEEDSTGSEGKETPVPLEDFTSKCFEDQDSNAFISSELAWPRQITKSKSMHNVQALNTEDLSLQLLLGNDESSLLLSSCPSLEENVVLKASDSVGTLIPAPFLDEHYQVSFPEMFEYLLRENKTNGDSRCVTFYEPEDISLAPVFDYTLCTFRDEMSFFSLHDCQRSDERPIPIFSCSHPTVRELTFPHLNYVFFCKEEDDISPIRVVSGSFIQGSDCGAAAPHGFHSWQSLIRKIHFPDKGSIWCRRSGAWVFPVEAEKITMKSADPPITVLTERRVTSTPSQLFRELAVQQRVWEAIQTTRREGIFSTLKQSDMCLVCIAFASWVLKSSDPDTADAWKAALLANVSALSAIQYLRQYVKKKNPS